DNA from Thermoleophilum album:
CCACATCGCGGCTCGCAGCTCCGCCGCCGACGGCGGTTAGTCATACAGCGAGGCGGAGCGGGGCCTCAGAGCGGCGCCGGGCCGTGAGCGCCGAACCGGGTGATCGTAGCGGCCCGTAGGCTTTCGGGGATGGCGACGGTCGCGTGCCCCGAGCGCTTTCTGTACGACGCGATGCGCGCCGGGCTGGTGCTCGGCTGGCTGTCGGTCACCGCGGTGCTGGCCGCGCTGGCGCTCGGGGTGCACGTCGAGCGCCTGGAGGCGGTGCTGGGGCTGACCACGGCCGCCGCCGCCGCCCACAGCGCGATCGCCGCCGTGCCGTGGCGGCGCTGGCTGCCCGCCCGCCGCGGCCGCGTGCTGCTGGACCTGTGGTCGGTCGGGCTGCTCGGCTACGTCACGCTGCTAGTGATCGCGGCCGGCGCGCACACCGGCCTTGACCTGCTGCTGTTCCTCGTCGTGCCGTTCCTCGCGCTCGCCCACGACGGGCGCCGCCGCGCGCTGTTTCTGGCCGGCGCCGCGCTGGCCTACCTGGCCGCGATGGCGCTCGCGCCCGACCCGTTGGCGCTCGGCGCCGTCGCGCTGCGCGGCGTGCTGCTGTGCGCCGTCGCGGTGCTGGCGCTGATCCTCGACCGCGCGGTCCGCCACGAGGCCGCCGCCCGGGCCCAGGCCGCAGCCCGCGCCGAGCTCGAGCACGCCCTGCTCGCCGAATCCCACCACCGCGTCAAGAACAGCCTGCAGACCGTCGCCGACCTGCTGCTGCTCAGCCGCCCCGGCAACGGCGACGGCGACGGCTTCGATCGCACCGCCGAGCGCATCCGCGCGATCGCCGCCGTCCACCACCTGCTCGCCGACCGCCGCGGACGCGCCGTCACCGCCGCCGAGCTGCTGCACGGCGTCGCGCGCGCCGCCGCCCCCGACACCCCCTGCCAGGTACAGGCCGACGATGTCCTGCTCGCGCCCGCCCAGGCCCAGCAGCTCGGGATCGTCGCCAACGAGCTGATCGCCAACGCCGCCCGCCACGGCCATCCGCCGATCTCCGTGCGCCTCACGCTCGGCGACCACGCCCGCCTCGACGTCCACGACGCCGGCGGCGCCACCGCCAGCCAGCCAGACGGCCTCGGGCTGCGGCTCGTGCGCCAGGTCACCGAGCACGGACTCCACGGCAGCTTCACCCTCGCTCCCGATCCCGACGGCGGCAACCGCGCGCACGTGCGCTTCCCGCTGGTCGACCATGCGCGTCCTGATCGCTGAGGACAACCCGGTCATCGCCATGGGCCTCGCCGCCCGGCTGCGCGCCCTCGGGCACCAGCCGCTCGGCCCCGCCCCCGACGGCCAGCAGGCGGTCGCGCTCGCGCGCGCCGAGCGCCCCGACCTCTACCTGTTCGACATCGACATGCCCCGTCTGGACGGTCTCGCCGCCGCCGCGCTGCTCGCCGGCGAGGGGCTGCGGCGCCCGATCGTCGCCATCACCGGCGTCGATGACCCCACGCTCGTCGACCGCTCGATCGCCACCGGCGTCAGCGCCTACCTCACCAAGCCGATCGACGACCGCGAGCTCGACGCCGCGATCCGCCTCGCCTCACAGCGCCAGCACGAGCTCGAGGCGCTCGAGGCCGAGGCCGCCCAGGCCCGCGAGGCGCTCGCCGACCGCAAGCTCGTCGAACACGCCAAGGGCGTCCTGATCGACGCGCTCGGACTCTCCGAACCCGAGGCGTTCCGCCGCATCCAGCGCACCGCCCGCCAGCGCAACCTGCGCCTCGCCGACGTCGCCCGCCAGATCATCGACCAGCGCGAGCTGCTCACCCCGCCGACGCGCGAGGACGCCCGCTAACGCTAACGAGCGCTCGGGCGGGCGTCCACGCCCGCAGCCACCACGCCCGCAGGCCGCGGGGAGCCCGCGCCACGTCCCGGCCAGCCGGCCGGCGCGTCCCCGGGCCCATCTTGCGCCTGGTCCACGCCGCGCCCGGACACATGCCGGGGTCCTCGATCGCCCAGACGCGCTCGCCGTCGAGACCGCGCGCCCAGCGCCCCGCGGCCAGCATCCCGTCGACCTTGGCATTCACCGCCCGCGTCGCAACAGCCTGGCCCGTTGCCGCGGAGACGGCCGCCAGCGTGTGCGTGCTCTTGTGAGTGTCCGCGCCGATCACGATCATGCAACCCCCGTCCCTTCCTCGATGACATCCGTCGAAGCGGACCTCCGGCGGACGCACCTCAGTGGGGGCGATGCCACGCTCCTTATCAAGTCACGCCGGCGATCCTCGGCGGTGACGAGCGACACAACGCATGAAGGTCAGACCCATTTGGCCGACAGCGACCGTAAGGGCCAGCTTGCCACCGGCCGAGGAGCCTTCAGCACCGGTCAGACGACACCGTCCGTGATGTCGAGGTTCCCATTGAGAGCGACGGTATCCCGTCGCGGTGCGTGCCGGGATCACCGCGAGGGCTGTGATGGTCCGCCGTCGCCATCGGCGCCGACGTTCACGGCGGCCCTGGCAAGGCGAACTCGATCCTCGAGGACGCTCCGGCAAACGAGCGCCACTGCCTTGAGCGTGAGCGCATCGGGCAGCGAATAGACGGCGAAGTTGCCGTCCTGCCGACGAGTCACGACGTCGCAGCGATGCAGCTCGTTCAGGTGCTTCGAGATCAGCTGGTGCTCGATGCCAAGCGCGGCAGCAAGCTCCGTCACGCTCTGCGGGCCGTTCGCGAGCACCTCGATCAGTCGGAGCCGCACGGGATGACCCATGACGCGGAGGCGCCGGGCAGCGGCCTCGACGACGTCCGGTGGCGACGGGCCCGTGTGCCGGCCGCTCCGACCAGACCGGCGTCCGGCTGGCGGCGCCGCCCCATCGCCGTTGGCCTTCGCATCCGCGGCCGTCGCCTTCTGGGCTCGGCTGTCCGCCTCGAACGTCGACACGTTGGTCGTGTCGGCGCACCGCTCAAGGCGCTACAACCGCGAAGCGATTATCTCGGCCGTTGGTTGAGCACCCGCGGCCCGTCGCCGTCGGCGAGCGCGCGTAGCTCGGCGGCGACCTGCGCACCGACGTCGTCGAGCAGCGAGAGCGCGGACCGGTCCGCGAGCCGGTACCAGACCTGCCGGCCCTCGTGGCGGCGCTCGACGATGCGGTCGTCGTAGAGCAGCGCGAGGTGGCGCGAGACGTTCTGCTGCGTGGCGCCGAGGGCGTCGGCGAGTGCTTGCACGCACATCTCGCGTTCGAGATCGAGCTGCTCGACGATCCGGATCCGCAGCGGCTGGCCGAGCACCGCGAGCCGGTGCGCCACACGATCGACGAGCGGATCGGGGATCGGATGTTGGACCTGCATCGCCTCTGTCGGGGCCTCCCGCTGAAGCGATTTCCGCAAATTGGGAGCTTCCAAACCCCGCCCGGATCAGGCGACGGCACGTCCGAAGCTTCCCGGACGCACCCGTCTGCCGGCCCGTTTCGGGAGAAAAAGCGGGGAGAAAGCTCCGCGACAGCGCAGGCGCCCCCATAAGAAAAACCCCGCATTTGCAGGGGCTTGTTGGAGCGCGCCCGAGAGGATTCGAACCTCTGACCTTCGGTTCCGTAGGCCGCGCGCTCGCACGGCACCGCGCAGGGTGATCGGCCGCTCACCCTGCGGATCGCCGGGAGTGAGGAACGGACCGGGACCGATGAACAGTGCCTGTGGAACGAGCTCGCGTCGCAGCGCCTCGAACTTCATGACGTCGCGCGCGTATTCGCGCGCCCCGTAGCCCCAGGTGCGCGTCGAGGGGCTGGTGCCCCAGAAAACGTTCGGTTCGTTACCGAACTCGACACCGGCGAGCGGGTATCCCTGGCGGCGCGTGTACTCTAGGAACGTACGCGCGTTGTCGGGCAGCCAGTTGTAGGCCAAGTCGCGCGGACCCGGCCCGGCGTTGATGCCGACCACCACTTTGAGGCCCAAGTCCTGCGCGAAGCGGTTGGCGGCATCCCACTGGGCGCGGGTAAGTACGCGGCGGTAGTCGGGAGGTGGCTGCATCGCCGCTTGGCCGGACATGTCGTAGTAGGTCTTGTCGATATCGGTTCCGCTGATACGCAGGTAGGCGGGCTTGCCGCCGACTAGCGCCGCGGTCAGGCGACGCAGCGCTGGCCGCGTGAAGTCGAACGGCGGGAACACGCGGTTCTTGTTGGTCTGCGGGTCGGCGGCCTCGCCGCCAGTGACCGCCACGATGTCGATCGCGAACGAGAGGAACGCGGGGTCGACTTGCGCGAGCAGGCGCGAGCGCGTGGCATCGACCTGCGCGACCGCTTGCGCTTGCCTGATCGACGCCTCTGCGCCGCCACCGAAGGTCGCCGCTGCCAAGCCGACGCACGCGGCGAGCACGAGCCCCACTGCCCGCTTGCTCACACCGTGCGTCGCCCGAGCGACTCGAGCTCTGGACGACCGCATCTTTTGATTCCCCCTGCCCTGCGCGCCTTTATTCGAACGCCCGGCGCGCTACCGGCCGCACGGTAACACAACCTGTACGTGTAATTCAAGAGGTAGATGAAAAGGGAATCTGTAAGGCAGGCTCGCCCTTTCTCGGTGCCCTCGGTCAGTTCGCAGCCGCGGTCCCCCCAGCGTTGGGTGCAGCGACGAGGCCCAGTAGGCGAGCCCAGTGGGCCGGCCGAGCGAGCAGGCGCGGCGGGCAGGATC
Protein-coding regions in this window:
- a CDS encoding ArsR/SmtB family transcription factor, with the protein product MSTFEADSRAQKATAADAKANGDGAAPPAGRRSGRSGRHTGPSPPDVVEAAARRLRVMGHPVRLRLIEVLANGPQSVTELAAALGIEHQLISKHLNELHRCDVVTRRQDGNFAVYSLPDALTLKAVALVCRSVLEDRVRLARAAVNVGADGDGGPSQPSR
- a CDS encoding sensor histidine kinase, encoding MATVACPERFLYDAMRAGLVLGWLSVTAVLAALALGVHVERLEAVLGLTTAAAAAHSAIAAVPWRRWLPARRGRVLLDLWSVGLLGYVTLLVIAAGAHTGLDLLLFLVVPFLALAHDGRRRALFLAGAALAYLAAMALAPDPLALGAVALRGVLLCAVAVLALILDRAVRHEAAARAQAAARAELEHALLAESHHRVKNSLQTVADLLLLSRPGNGDGDGFDRTAERIRAIAAVHHLLADRRGRAVTAAELLHGVARAAAPDTPCQVQADDVLLAPAQAQQLGIVANELIANAARHGHPPISVRLTLGDHARLDVHDAGGATASQPDGLGLRLVRQVTEHGLHGSFTLAPDPDGGNRAHVRFPLVDHARPDR
- a CDS encoding ANTAR domain-containing response regulator; this translates as MRVLIAEDNPVIAMGLAARLRALGHQPLGPAPDGQQAVALARAERPDLYLFDIDMPRLDGLAAAALLAGEGLRRPIVAITGVDDPTLVDRSIATGVSAYLTKPIDDRELDAAIRLASQRQHELEALEAEAAQAREALADRKLVEHAKGVLIDALGLSEPEAFRRIQRTARQRNLRLADVARQIIDQRELLTPPTREDAR
- a CDS encoding ArsR/SmtB family transcription factor; amino-acid sequence: MQVQHPIPDPLVDRVAHRLAVLGQPLRIRIVEQLDLEREMCVQALADALGATQQNVSRHLALLYDDRIVERRHEGRQVWYRLADRSALSLLDDVGAQVAAELRALADGDGPRVLNQRPR